The following proteins come from a genomic window of Paenibacillus swuensis:
- the gerD gene encoding spore germination lipoprotein GerD, whose amino-acid sequence MRKLHIIALSGLIILSTGCGPGSQESGESQVNYKEVKDMVVDILKTEEGKKAIEEAQSGETGTGMHANMLTSTDNAQISLAVKEVLTSPEYEKKIEEMMKDPKFAGDFAKTVMKGNKQLHKDLMKDPQYQKSITDLMKDPEIEKMFLDLMKGTQYRKQTMAIMQESFQSPLFRMEVLELLDKVVEKQLKPDEEKKAKESGGSSGGGEEGGGGGGGESGSGSGG is encoded by the coding sequence ATGCGGAAACTGCATATTATAGCCCTCTCGGGCCTAATCATACTAAGTACAGGCTGCGGCCCGGGTTCTCAAGAAAGCGGAGAAAGTCAGGTTAATTACAAGGAAGTCAAAGACATGGTTGTCGATATTCTGAAGACGGAAGAAGGCAAAAAAGCCATTGAAGAAGCTCAATCGGGCGAAACGGGTACCGGCATGCATGCGAATATGTTAACTTCCACGGATAATGCGCAAATATCGTTAGCGGTAAAAGAGGTTCTGACATCACCGGAGTATGAGAAGAAAATTGAAGAAATGATGAAAGATCCTAAATTTGCCGGTGATTTTGCGAAAACGGTTATGAAAGGCAACAAACAGCTTCATAAGGACTTAATGAAAGATCCGCAATACCAGAAATCCATAACCGATTTGATGAAAGATCCGGAGATCGAAAAGATGTTCCTCGATTTAATGAAAGGTACGCAATACCGGAAGCAGACCATGGCCATCATGCAAGAATCCTTTCAAAGTCCTCTGTTCCGTATGGAGGTACTGGAGTTATTAGATAAAGTCGTTGAAAAGCAACTGAAGCCTGACGAAGAGAAAAAAGCAAAAGAATCCGGCGGATCATCCGGCGGAGGCGAAGAAGGCGGCGGTGGCGGCGGGGGCGAATCCGGCTCGGGCAGCGGAGGATAA
- a CDS encoding KinB-signaling pathway activation protein encodes MNLKKWFYLFWTTLLTGGISAVIIGMVLRFTDKDIAVAGLGDISFNFLTMFLGGLMFGAVSQMAFFAYLTVNYIFKGVFRSYWTLVQVGIIIITLFEAAYLRILYDQSGDEILSAVTVSVLVLLGALAVTLWKVRLTNKSAFIPTLLWMTAGTILASIPGLQQHTAVAILFTLVPIFCCNAWQILQLHRILNTPKS; translated from the coding sequence TTGAATTTAAAGAAGTGGTTTTACTTATTTTGGACAACTTTGCTTACCGGCGGGATCAGCGCTGTCATTATAGGCATGGTGTTACGCTTTACAGATAAAGATATCGCTGTGGCGGGGTTAGGGGATATAAGCTTTAACTTCCTGACCATGTTTCTGGGGGGATTAATGTTCGGGGCCGTCAGTCAAATGGCTTTCTTTGCCTACCTGACCGTAAATTATATCTTTAAGGGTGTTTTTCGCTCCTATTGGACATTGGTGCAGGTTGGCATCATCATTATCACTCTATTCGAAGCGGCTTACTTAAGAATTCTGTATGATCAAAGCGGAGATGAAATTCTATCTGCCGTAACAGTGTCTGTTCTTGTCTTGTTGGGTGCGTTAGCGGTGACCTTATGGAAAGTCAGGTTGACGAACAAGTCAGCTTTCATTCCGACGCTGCTATGGATGACGGCAGGAACCATATTGGCATCCATACCAGGTCTACAGCAACATACGGCCGTAGCCATCCTATTCACGCTAGTCCCTATATTCTGTTGTAACGCATGGCAGATCTTACAGCTGCACCGTATATTGAACACCCCAAAGAGCTAA